The Nicotiana tabacum cultivar K326 chromosome 5, ASM71507v2, whole genome shotgun sequence sequence AAAGGCAAATCTCTGAGTCGGAGGCAAAGATGCAGATAGTTTTAGAATAgctttaggttttttttttgagtttagcTTGAACAATGATACTGATTGTAGTGGTTTTGGTCGTAGATGCTATTTACTTACATGCTGAAATTTGGTTAAGTTTGCTTGAACAGGTTTTAGTTAACGCACATGTTAGTTACAATTTCTGAAACTTTATGTATGCTGAATGATTTTTGTTAATGCCAATTTTTGAATTGTATTCAGCTGCATAAGATCAGCTTTATCTTTCAGTATTAAGCAGTTGTATTATTCTGTTTAGCTGATTGTATTAATCTATATTATTCAGTTCAATTCAATTATATTAAAGTGTATTTATCAGTTGTCTACAGTTGGTATGCAAGTATATTCAGCTGCATCCATTCAGATATAACTTTGAATTGACTTGAAACAATACAAGTTATATTTATTAACTTGTATTTAGTTGTATTATTCAGCTATATTCAGCTGTATTTTTCTCTGATTTCATATGTATTCAGTTATAGTCAATTTAATTGAACTGTATTATCAACCTATAGTCAATATTATTGAACATGTTGTATTCAAATGTATTGAACAATTGAATTACCTATATTCATCCAATGTCAGTTAAATTCAACTGTTTCAACCAGCTGTCCAGatctgtattcaactgtattacaGTGTATTCCTCCAAAGTCAATTGAATTAAACTGTATTATTAACCTATATTCAACTATATTCAACATGTTGTATTCACCTGTATTAAGGAATTGATATAGTTGTATTCAACTATACTAAGATACTCTCACAGCCActtcatatatatttatatatataaaaatacttcaACTAAATAAATTCAGAAAATATTAACGAAAGTCATTCCACGATATATTACTTCGAAAAAAGAATTTATTATAGCTGATAATGTCATAATAAGTGTTGAGAAATTGTCGAATCACCAATACATGTCAGAATACAACTATTTATTACGTGGAGCATTCCTACAAGTTCGCTTGTTATGTCCTCCCTGCCCACAtatgctacatgaatgttgatttTTCGGCAACAACAATTCACTTAAATTTTTGTCGCGCTTCTTCTTTGGCCTTCCAGGAGGTCTTTTCCATTTGGGTGGTAGTACAACCTCCTCTGCAACATGCTCTGGTATATTCCAGTCATTTTTGTCCGGTAACGGGTACACTGGCACATCGTATGTCATTACAATTGTAATTGGCTTGTAATAGCTAGAGCAATATTCTTCAGGCATTAAAAACTTGCTCTTCAATACAGCCCAGGCATGTGGGCATGGCAATTCATCAATTTGGAACCTCCCACAAACACATTTTCTCTCGAGCAGGCAGACTGTGTAATTCCTCCCACCATCGTTAACAGTATGTAAGTATTCAGTTGAGGGTACCacctacatttaaaaatagaaatataaatTTTGAACACATTTACATGAATTAACAAATATATACTACTGAGTTAAATGGTTACTATCAACTTCGAAAATTGCAACTTCATCCAATTTCAGTTAAATTCAGCCGATTCCAGCAACTGTATGCAACTGTATTATTGTGTATTGATCTACAGTCTGCATTTGTATGCATTTGTATTCAACCTTTTTTGAGCAATTGTATTCAAGTATTTCCAATCAATTTAAACTGTATCAATCACCTGAATTCCATTGTAATCATTATCACGTGCATACAGTCTTAATAATCACATGTATTTACCTGTATTCATCTATATTATTTACTAGTTCAAGCAAATATTCATAAAAATTAACGGGTAGTTCTGCCTAAAAAAAATTGTATTCAGTTGTATACAGCAATGCCATAAAAATTAACTTACAGTCATACGGGTACACATGGTCACATTCAACTCCAGCATTTCCTGGTATTTTTTCCCAAGCGTCTTGTATGTCTGAGTAGCTTCTTTACGGTTACTACAATTCCAACGACCAAACATCTTCCTAACTTCTTCGAGGAAGTCATATATTGGCAATTTCCTAGCTGAAACTAGTGCTGCATTGATTGACTCAGCGATATTTGACGTTATTGTCCATCCCCTGTTAACAGGTGCATACAACCTAGCCCACTTTTCGTAACCATCTAACTCTAAGTATTCTTTCACCCTAATATCTACCTTCTCAACCTTCTCCATCAGACTATCAAATTCAGTTTGTGTGTATGCTTTTGCCATCGAGAAGTATATCTCACTCAACTTGGCATGGCTCTTTTTGAATTTCTTGTATACGTTATTCCATAGATGCCATATGCAAGCACAATGTGGTACATCCGGATACACTCTCGATACAGATTAATGATGCTCTCATTTCTATCCGAAACAATGCACATGTTTTCCCTTACATCGTATGctatcttgaattgctcaaagaaccacGTCCAAGCAGCATCGTTCTCTGAATCAATAACACTGTATGCTAGTGGTAATATATGACCTATTTAATACAATTGAATATAATTGTTTTTAAATACATGTTTTCCAATGCTTTAAATATTAACAAATTGTATTATTGTTGAGGTACTCACCTGTACCATCCAACGTGCTTGCAGAAACGAATGTCCCGGTGTAGTATGATTTTAGATGACTTCCGTCCACTACAACAATTGGTCTACAATGATCAAACCCCCTTATAAATGCATACAATGATATATACACGTACATGAATTCATTCTTTGACGATTTTTCCATTCTTATGTGAGAACCTGGATATGTCTTATCCATTGTATATAAGTATCCTGGTAATTTTTTGTATGAATCAGCCGGTTCACCTCTAAGAAaattcattgccttttctttagCCCTCCACGCCAACATGTAGCTAACATCAACACCTAGATCTGatttcacatcatcaataatgTCCCTCGGAGTGTATTTCCTCTTATGGTTTGTAAGCTTTGTCCTTATAATACCACTTATAAGGCTGCTACTAGCCTGCCGCTGCTCGTACACTTTATCCTTCAGCGGACATGTATGGTTGTCATTGAATTCTCTCACCTTGAATAATTCCGATTTGTTAATGCTTGAAGCCTTAAACCTCCAATCACAATCTTCTGAAATACATATTAATGCATAGCTGGAAAAAAAAGTTCATACATCAGACAACTTAACGAATCTGACATATATACTTCCTATTCATAAAGTACCAAATTGATATCTGTGTATATGTAATTTTGTATACTAACGAATTCCAATATTGTTAGATGTGATTAAATACAataaatacaactaaatacaTTCGTATGAATAATCAAACACTTAATAACATTATAGACATAATATGAAAATAATCATAGCCActgttgtattttttcaataGTAAAATACACCTGAATACATATTATTAAGAATACTAAACAAATATAAATTTTCAAAGGTGTTCATCATCTGGAGGAAACACACAAATACAACTAAATACAACAAAGTTAAACAAACATCAAACCTGACAGCATTAGACCGATGAACACGGAATTCAAACCTTTGAGCTATAGCATAATTCTCCATCACCTCTTTCAATGTAGCCTTATCCTTATAAACTTGTCCAGCCAGAACCTcattttgattagtttttgaaaTTATCAAATCCTTGTGGAGTTCGAACACTCCAATCGCTTCTCCTGAACTGGCAAGTTCTATAGCTAGTGTATCATCTGTATCGGAATCGTACATTTGAACTGCTTCGTCTATCTGCATAATGTCGCCTTGATTTAAACCATCTCCAGAGATAAGCTCTTTTTCCATAGTTGTAATGCACAGAGGATACATCCCaaattctctgttctcttttttcaATTCTACATACACTCTGTAACCCATATCATTGTGTATTTCCATTGGCGTGCGATTGCCTTCAACATTGTATTGTATTTTAATGGTATTTGTGCTCAAATCTATACCCAGTTGATTAGAAATTGAACCAACTAGATCATTAAAAGAAGCATACTCCTTAATCAGTATTCCCTCAATGGAAAAGTCGATATAATTGCCCTCATCGTTCCACTTTCCAGAATGACGCAACAAAACTGTCAAGCTTGCCATATATATATAGAAGAGTTATACCTtcttttgtatataatttgtatcaATCGATAAGGAGGAGAAGAAAATCGCACAATATAGAAGCATGTTGCTCTGTTTCTTCGCTTCTTTCACGTTTCTGTATTTCTGAGTTTGAGAAGAATACAGATTGATTGGATAACTTTTAAGTTTGTTGAGTAAAATTAGGgaaatcagaa is a genomic window containing:
- the LOC107812039 gene encoding uncharacterized protein LOC107812039, with amino-acid sequence MAKAYTQTEFDSLMEKVEKVDIRVKEYLELDGYEKWARLYAPVNRGWTITSNIAESINAALVSARKLPIYDFLEEVRKMFGRWNCSNRKEATQTYKTLGKKYQEMLELNVTMCTRMTVVPSTEYLHTVNDGGRNYTVCLLERKCVCGRFQIDELPCPHAWAVLKSKFLMPEEYCSSYYKPITIVMTYDVPVYPLPDKNDWNIPEHVAEEVVLPPKWKRPPGRPKKKRDKNLSELLLPKNQHSCSICGQGGHNKRTCRNAPRNK